CACACTAAGGAAACCGTACCCAGGGGATTTGCTCAGACGAAGATAGTCGGCGGTCGCGACGCGCCACCCTCTGGTAGACTTGTGCCTGTGAGCTCTGCTGGCCAATCCACCTCCGCACCGCGGTCCCGAGCGCTCCTAAGCCCGGCCATCACGCGCCGCGGCGGGCCCTACCGTGGCGCAATGCGGGACTTGCGGATCATGACGGGTTTCCACCCTTCCTCCGTGAGGATGTAGAGCCCGGAGGGGAGCATCTCCTCCTCGTGGCCGTTGATGTCGATAACCTTCTCTCCCCCGAGGATTGCTCCGTCCGCGCGAGGGGCCTTTACCTCGGGCGGCGGCTCTGCAGTGGGTGCCTTCCTCTTCAGCTTGAGTTCCTTAGCCTTCCTTTGCAGCGCCGCAACCGAAACCCCCACTTCCCCCGCTAACTCCTCATCGGCAACGGTTCCGTATTTCCGTTTCAGCAGCTTGAGTCGCTCCTCTGTCCATACCTTCGCCATGCGGAAGCCCTTTGCGTTAGGCCATCCACTCTGAACCGACCGAATCCTCCATGCTCAGCACATAAAGCGCCTGGCGGGGCTGCGCATGCTCTTTTCAGCAGCACCGGGCCGTAGAAAAAGCTTTTGACGGAGGTCCGCAGCCTCACTTAAGGCGCCTCAGTTTTTCCAGGGCGGAATTCTTTCCCAACACAACCAGGACATCGCTATCCTTGACCACGTGATCGGCGCCTGGCACGACTTTAATATTCTCTGGAATGAGTTCCTTGACCATGATGACCTGCACGCCGTACTTGTTGGTGAGGTCCAGCTGGCGCAGCGTCTTGTGCAGGAAGCTGCTTGGTGGCGCAAGCTCGACGATGCTGTAGCCAGGCGCAAGGGTGAGGAAGTCCAAGATATTGGGATTGTCTAAGCTCTGCGCGACCTTGAACGCCACCTCGCGCTCGGGTAAGATGACATCAGTGGCACCGATGAGGTCCAGAATCCGCTGGTGGTCCTCGGTGATCGCCTTGACGATAATGCGCTTGGTCCCCAGGTCCTTCAGGTACAGGGTAATGAGTATGCTGGCATCGATTTCGTCGCCGACGTTCACCACGACCGCGTCCATCTGGTCCAACCCCAGGCTGCGCAACACCTCTCTGTTGGTCGCGTCCGCGACAACCGCCCTTTCCACGAACGGACGCACCCTGTCCAGCTCTTCCTCGCCCTTGTCAATGGCCAAAACCTGGAACCCCCGCTCGCTCAAGAAGCGGGCCACGTAGGAGCCAAAGCTCCCCAAGCCAATAACTGCAAAACTCGGCATACGTTACCTTTCACAAGGTTTCTCAATCAACCAACGAGTACGCTCTCCTCGACGTAGCGGTATCCAGCTGGCCTTGTCTCACCTCTTCCGAGAGCGAGAGCCAAAGTCAGTGGTCCCACCCGCCCGACGAGCATGAGCAGCATGACCAGAACCCTGCCGGCGTCCGAGAGGTGCGGAGTGAGGCCAGTGGTCAGGCCTACTGTGCCAAAGGCCGACACGGTTTCGAAGAGCACCGCAAGTGCCTGTCCGCCGCTGCCCGCAAACGGCCGCACGCCAAGCTCCGTGATCGACAATGCCAGGCCGAACACTCCCACGACCACCACGCCGAACACTGCCAGGGCAAAGGCTTTTGTCACGATGCCTACAGGCACGCGGCGGTGACAACAGTTGACATCTTCGCTGCCCCGGAAGCGCGCTACCACCAGAGCAACAAGCACGGCAAACGTACTCGTCTTGATGCCGCCACCAGTGGACCCGGGGCTTGCCCCGATAAACATCAGCCCCATCAGCACAAGCAGGGTCGCGTGCGCCAATGAGCCGGTGTCCACAGTGGAAAAGCCAGCGGTCCTGGCCGTAATCGACTGGAACAGACTCACCAGTACGCGACTCGGCCAGGGCATCCCCCGCAAGGAGTTGAAGCTCTCGATGGCGAAAAACGACCCGAAGCCCGTGGCGATGAGGACCGCAGTGGCAATCAATACCAAGCGCGTGTGCAGCGAAATTGCCTGGCGCCGCTTGCCTTGGCGGAAGCGAAAGCCGTTGGCTATGTCGAAGAGCACGATAAAGCCCAAACCGCCCAGCACGATGAGCGCCATGACCGTCAGGTTTACCAGAGGGTCATCGGCATAGCGACGGAGGCTGTCC
This window of the Calditrichota bacterium genome carries:
- a CDS encoding TrkA family potassium uptake protein, which encodes MPSFAVIGLGSFGSYVARFLSERGFQVLAIDKGEEELDRVRPFVERAVVADATNREVLRSLGLDQMDAVVVNVGDEIDASILITLYLKDLGTKRIIVKAITEDHQRILDLIGATDVILPEREVAFKVAQSLDNPNILDFLTLAPGYSIVELAPPSSFLHKTLRQLDLTNKYGVQVIMVKELIPENIKVVPGADHVVKDSDVLVVLGKNSALEKLRRLK